The Streptomyces sp. NBC_00459 DNA segment GGACGAGGTCGTCGTCGAGTGGCCGCACCGGTACCTCGAACGGACGGCCGTGGACGCCCGTACGGTCCTGTGCGTCCTCACCCACGACGCCAAGTTCGACGTACCCCTGCTCCGGCTCGCACTGCGGCTGCCGGTGGCCTTCGTCGGTGCGATGGGCTCCCGCCGGACCCACCTGGACCGCAACGAGCGGCTGCGCGAGGTCGGCGTCACCGAACTGGAGCTGGCGCGGCTCAGGTCACCGATCGGGCTGGATCTCGGGGCCCGTACGCCCGAGGAGACCGCGTTGTCCATCGCGTCGGAGATCGTCGCCGACAGGCGTGGCGGGAGCGGGGTCTCGCTGACCGGGGCGCACACGCCGATCCACCATGACGTCACCTCGGTGACGGCACCGGCGGGGCGGATCGGGTCGGTGGCCTGACCGACAGGTGATGCCGGGTCGGTTTCAGGACGACTTCGGCGGGACGTAGCCCAGTTGGACTCCCCGCGCGCCCTTGCGAGTCGCCAGGGTGCCCCGTCCTGGCGGTCGGCGGGTCGGTTTGACCGTTTGCAGGAGATGGCCCTCGGCGGGGTCGCCGGAGAGGACGAGGCCCTGCGCGCCGAGCTCCCTCAACCGCTGGACGAAGGGTTCGTACTGCGATCGCCCGGCCCCGCCCGAGCTGCGCGCCAGCACGACACGCAGGCCCAGGTCGCGGGCGAACGGGAGGAATTCCATGATCGGCGCAAGGGGGTTGCCGCTGCTGGTCGCGACCAGGTCGTAGTCGTCGACCAGCAGATACACATCCGGGCCCGTGTACCAGCTCCGGGCGCGCAGTTGGTCGGCGGTCACATCGGGACCGGGCATCCGGTCGCCCAGGTAGTGGGCCACCTGTTCGACCACCTCGGCGGCCGACGGCCCCGAAGGGCAGTAGCCCAGCCGGTACTCCCCGGGCTCCTCGCCGAGCGGCGACGGCCGGTAACGCACCAGGTACTCCTCGGCCACCTCGCCGAGCAGCGACCGCCGGTAGTCGACCACGAGCAGGGTGGCGTCGTCCGACGAGACCCGTGCGCAGAGCTGACGCACCAGCATCCGCAGGAACGAGCTCTTGCCCGACTCGGACTCACCGTAGACGAGGAAGAAGGGGTCGTTGGAGAAGTCGAGGAACACCGGGGCGAGGCTGGCCTCGTCGATGCCGATGGCGAGGGCGGGTCCGGGCGCTTCGTCGGGGCCCGGCAGTTCGTCGAGGGTGACCAGGTCCGGGAGGGTGCGGACCGGGGGAGCCGTCGGCCCCGGCCAGTTCTCACGCACGTGGTCGACCAGCCGGGCTGTCGCCTCGCCGACGAACTCTGCCTCGGTGTCGTCCTTCAGCCTCGGCAGGGCGGTCAGGAAGTGCAGCTTGGCGCGGGACAGACCGCTGCCGGGAACTCCCAGAGGGACGTGCAGAGCCTGACGCCGGTCGATCTCGGATTCCGAGGAGTCGCTCAGACGCAGTTCGATCGTGCTGAGCAGACGATCGCGCATCGCCATGCGGACCTCTCCGTAGCGGGCCGCGGAGATCAGCAGGTGCACCCCGAAGTTCAGGCCGCGCGCGGCGATGTCGCCGACGACCGGTTCGAGTGCCTCGAAGTCCGTCCGGAAGGTCGCCCAGCCGTCGATGACGAGGAAGACGTCCGCCCAGGGCCGGTCCGGCCACTCACCCGCCCTCCGCCGACGGCGGTAGGCGGCGATCGAGTCGATGCCGTGGACGTGGAAGAACTCCTCGCGCTCTGCCAGCACCCTCGCCACATCGGCGACGGTGCGCCGGACCCGGTCCGCGGCCAGCCGGGAGGAGACGCCGCCCACATGGGGCAGCCCGGCCAGTGTCTCCAGCTTTCCGCCGCCGAAGTCGAGGCAGTAGAACTGTGCTTCGGTGGGCTCGTGGGTGAGGGCGATCGAGACGATCAGGGTGGTGACCGCGGTCGACTTGCCGGACTGCGGACCGCCGACGACGAGAACGTGGCCCTCGGCACCGGAGAGGTCCATGGCGAGCACACCGCGCCGGTGGTGGAACGGCTCGTCGACCACCGCGAAGGGGACACTCCGCAGCGGCTGGAACGGCGGGGCGGGCGGGCCGGTCCGCCGTCTGCCCCGCCCGTTGGCCGCCCTCGCCGGCAGCAACGACTCCACCGAGGGCGACGCGTCCAGCGGCGGCAGCCAGATCCGGCGCGCCCCGGGTTCGGTCCCCGCCAACCGGCCGACGACGACGTCCACCAGCGAGACGTACTCGGCGCCGTCCGTGCCCGGTAGCGCGGCGGACACGTAGGAGGCCTTGAAGCGGGTCAGTATGTCTCTCGTGTCGGCCCTGAGGAACCCGGCACCCGGGTCCGGCGGCAGATGGTAGGCGTCGGGATAACCGAGTACCGCACGGGACTCGGCGGCCGAGAAGGTGCGCAGCCCGACGCGGTACGACAGGTGGGCCTCCAGCCCGCGCAGTCTGCCTTCCTCCAGGCGTTGCGAGGCCAGCAGCATGTGCACGCCCAGGGCCCGGCCGACACGGCCGACCTGCACGAACAGATCGATGAAATCCGGGTGTGCGACCAGGAGTTCGGAGAACTCGTCGATCACCAGCAGCAGCGTCGGCAGGGGTTCGAGGTCCTCGCGGGAGGCGCGGGCCTTCTGGTACTCATGGACGCTCGCCAGACCCGCGGCCCGCAACAGCTGCTGGCGCCGGGCCAGTTCGCCGCTGATCGCCTCCCCCATCCGGCCCACGAGCAGCGGATCGCCCTCCAGTCCCGTGATGACTCCGGAGATGTGGGGCAGGTCCGCGAGCGGCGCGAACGTCGCGCTGCCCTTGAAGTCGGCCAGCACGAAGGCCACTTCCTCCGCCGAATGGCGCACGGCCAGTCCCAGGACGATCGAGCGCAGCAGCTCGGACTTGCCGGAGCCGGTCGCGCCCACGCACAGTCCGTGCGGGCCCATCCCCCCGTGCGCGCTCTCCTTGAGGTCGAGCAACACGGGCTGGCCGTCCTCGCCGATCCCGATCGGCACCCTCAGCCGGTCCTCGGGAGCAGGCCGGTCGCGCAGGGCGGACAGATTCGGCGAAGCCGTGTTCTCGACCCCCAACAGGCCGGTGAGGACGGCTCCTTGGCGGCCGGCGGAAAGCCTGGCGAGCGCACCGGTGCTCTCCCGGGTTTGGAGCGCCGCCCACCCGGCCCGTACCGATTCCGACGTCTCGGCCAGCGACTCGCGCGCCGCCACCGGCCCCGCCCCGTCGTCGAAGCGCGGCACCGCGACCCGGAACCGCCGACGCCGCGACAGTGCCCAGCCGACCGCGACCCCCGACGCCAGCACGGGGTCGAAGAAGGACTCCTCCGGGTCGTCCAGGGCGAGTTCGAGCCGGGTCCCCAGCAGACCCCGAAGATCGGTGCTGAAGTCGCTCCAGCGACGGGCCGTGACCAGCAGGTGGACACCGTAGTTCAGCCCGGTGTTGGCCAGCTTGTGGACCGTGTCCACGAACCCCGGAACCTCCCAGGTGAAGTCGAGCCAGCCGTCCACGACGAGAAAGACGTCGCTGGCCGCCCCCTGCTCGATCCGCCCCGTCGTGCGCAGCGCGCGGAACGACTCGATGGAGTCGATGTCGAGGTCGCGGAACAGGGTGCGCCGGGTGGAGATCACGGCCTTGACCGCAGTGAGGGCGTTCTCGACGGCGCTGTGCTCGTGCGGCGCCGCGAACGTCCGTACATGCGGCAGCGAACGCAGCACCCCGAGCCGATTGACCGCGCCCTCCAGCAGATAGAACTCCGCCTCGTGCGGGGTGTGGGTCAGCGCCAGCGACATGATCATGGAGCGCAGCAGAGTGGTCTTGCCGCTGCCCAGTTTGCCGACGACCGCCGCGTTGCCGTCCCGGCTGGAGAAGTCGACGCACACGGGATCGCCGCCGGTGCTGTTCTCCAGCCGGCCGACGGGCACGAGCAGCCGGGACGCGCCCTCCCAGGCATCGCAGATGAAACCCCGGTCGACGGTCTCCACGGGCGGCGGCAGCAGTGAGCCGAGGGTGAGTTCCTCGGCGGCGGCCCGGGCGGCGGGTCCGGCGGACGCGTCGATCCAGGGCGCGTAGGCGAGAGCGACGTTCCCCTCGCACTGGCCCGACTTGGTCGGCGTCTGCTCGGGCCCCGCCTGGTTGATCACCGTGTCGTGGACGTAGGTGTACAGCTCCTCCGGGGTGATCACCCCGTCCCGGTTCTGGTCGGCGAGGCCGCTCCGCAGCCCCTCGATCACGGCCGCGGTGAACCGCGGGGCCGACAGGCTGTTGTCTACGGTGAGGTGCTCGCCCTCGTACGCGTACTCCAGCGCCGTGGACGCCGTGATGACGAACGTGCCGCGCCCGGCGAGCGCCGTCTCCACGTCCACGGGGGCGGGCGACATGGGGGAGCCCCGGTGGAAGAGCCCGCTGTAGCAGCAGTCGAGCAGCACGATCTTGGTACGGGCCTCGCACTCGTCGAGGAGCTGGTGCAGCAGCGCGGCCGGGACGGCGGTGGTGTGCGGACGCTGCAATCGCGTGCTGAGCGTGGCGAAGAACAGGCGGTCGGCGTCGTTGCGGATGCCGTGACAGGCGAAGTAGAGCAGGACGAGGTCGTCGGGGTCGCGGTTGCTGAGCACTTCCTCGATCGCGGACTCGATCTCGTCCTTGGGCCGGTTGAGCAGTTCGAGCACCGGCTCGAAGCGGCCGATCGACCGGTCCTCCAGCAGGAGTTTCAGCTCGGTGGCACCGCGGGCCGGCGCCCTGAGTCTGCTGAGCCCGGGATCCTGGTAGCCGTCAGTCGCGACGAGCAGTGCGATCCGGCGTCCCGCCATCCCCGACTCCCGGCTCGCCGTTGGTGTTCCGACCGGTCGGATCCGCGGGGCCGGTACCGGCCGTGGCTCCCGCCACGGCAGCCGTCCCCGCCTCGATCCGTGCCGTCACCGCCTGCACCAGCGCCTGTTGGTCCTTGGCGGACAGGGCGTCGAACGTCCCCTTGTGCCCGTCGATCTCCCACTCCACCGACCGCGCCTTCGAGCGCTGCACGAAGGCGACGACGACGTTGCTCACGGCCTTGAGGGCGGCGGCCGAGAAGGCACCGCTGACCACCAGCACCGCGAGGTCGTGCCCCACGCCGGCCATCGACTTCTCGGGCGCGGCAACGGTTCCCCGTTCGACCCGGAGCAGGCCGAGCGTCCGCAGATCGCCGTACAGGCTGCGGACCTGACGGTCCGTCTGCTCCGCGGTGGCTCCCGGACCCGAGTCGATCCGAAGCTCCAACCGCACGCTCTCCTCGTGCACGCTCTCCCCTTCCCCCGACCGGCGGCACCGCCGGCACACCGAGTCGATCGTAACGTCCGTCACCCCATCCTCAGCAGCCGGTTCACCGCCCGCCCGAACACATACCGCGCCGCCCCCGCCAGCGGACGGTCGAACAGCGACGGCAGCAGACGTACGCGCACCTCCTCGCGCCAGATCACCCGCGAGCGGCCTCCCGGGCCCGGGCGCACCTCGATCTCCGCCCAGCCCAGGACGACCCGGCCGCGTTTCTCCAGGCGGCACAGACCCGGGGCGTCCGCGGTCGGGGGCCGCCAGACGGTGACCTCCATACGGTCGTCGAAGGCGAGAGGCCCGATCCCCGAGCGGGCGACGAACACCGTGCCCTCGTGGGTCGGCGGGGCGGTGAGCACCGTGACGCGGGTCACGGGGACCACGGAGGCGTGGCGGGGCCACTCCGTGAGCCGGCCCCAGGCCTCGTCGAGGGGGAGCGGCACCGTACGTTCTAGGAGGAAGTCGACCACGGCACGATCGTAGGGAACCCGACGGGCGACACGGCACGTTCCGGGGTCCGGCGGCCCGTGTTCACAGTGGACTCACATGCTTGGCCCGGCCGGGCGTTCACGAGATGACGTAGGCCGGACAACCGCCGGCGGCAACGCGTGTCACACCGTGGGGGGAGTGGTGGTGGCCCGGAGCGGGATGTGCCCGGAAGACCGCTTCCGCCACCGCACGGTGTACGGCACCATGGGCGCGATCCCGTGACCCGTGACCCGCACCCCCGGCCGGAGGGCACCGCGTGGACAGTCGACCGCACGACAGACTCGACGAGTTGCAGAGCGACCCTTATCCGCACTACGCCCGCGCCCGCGACGCCGAAGGGCTGACCTTCGTCCCCGAACTCGACGCCTGGCTGGTCGCCCGGGACGCCGACGTACGCGAAGTGCTGCGCCGCGCCGAGGACTTCTCCTCGGAGGGTGCGCTGCGCCCCGACGTCATGCCGGCGCCCACCGCGCTCGCCGTGCTGGGCGGCGGCTTCGGCGGGCGGCCCGTCGTCGTCGGCGTGGACGGAATCCGGCACCAGGAGCTGCGAGCCCCGATCGTCAAGGGCCTCTCGCCCGCCCGGGTCGCCGCCGTCGTGCCGTACGCCGCCGAGCGTGCCGCCGCCCTCGTCGACGCGTTCATGGACGGTGCCCCCGGTGAACACAAGGGCGGGCACGTGGAGTTGATGTCCGCGTACGCCCGCCGTCTGCCCGGCGAGGTCATCGGCAGGATCGTCGGACTCGACCCCGCCGACGTTCCGGCCGTCGTGCACGGCGGGTACCGCGCCGAGGAACTCCTCTTCCGGCCGCTGCCGGAGGACGAGCAGATCGCCGTCGCCCGGGACGTGGTGGCGACCCAGCACATCCTCGACCGGTACGCCCGCGACCGGCACACCGAACCCCGCGAGGACCTGTGCACGGACATCGTCGCGTCCGTCACCGCCCCCGACGACGGTGACGGCAGCGCCGAACTCACCCTCGACCAGCGCCACGAGGTCGTCTCCCACCTCCAGAACCTGCTGATCGCCGGACACCTCACCACCACCGCGCTCATCGGCACCACGGTCCTCCATCTGCTCCGGCACCCGGACCAGTGGGAGCTGCTGTGCGCGGAACCGGACCGCATCCCGGCCGCCGTGGAGGAGGCCGCCCGCTACGACACGGCGCTCCAGGGATTCCGTCGCGTCGCCACCCGCCCGGTCACCCTCGCGGGCACCGAACTCCCCGCCGGGGCCTCGCTGTTCGTCGCCTTCGGTGCCGCCAACCGGGACGGTGACCGGCACCCGGGACCGGACCGGTTCGACATCACCCGCACCCCGGTCCGCCATCTGGCCTTCGGTCTCGGCGCCCACGCCTGTCCCGGCTCCCAGCTCGCCCGTGAACAACTCCGGCTCACGCTGCAGGAGTTGACCAGCCGTCTGCCGGGCCTGCGGCTGGCCGAGGAGCACGCGGTCACGATGCGCCCGACGATGATCCACCGCTCTCCGCGGAGCCTGCATCTGACCTGGTGATCGGTGCGCGATCGGTACGTGATCGATGCACGGGTCTTGTTCTGACATCCGGACCTTCCCTAGGGTCGTCGTTCGAGGGGGTGGAAGCGCTTTCTGGTGAAAGAGGTGACCCACTCATGCCCGGAAACAGGACACGGGACAGGACGAGCGGCAGGACACGGGACAGGGCGCGGGACAGGACGAGGAAGGCCCGACGGTCCCGCAGGGCGGTCGTCGCCGCAGGTCTCGCCGTCACCCTGTGCGCCGTACTCGTCTCCTGCTCCGGCCCGGACGGCTCGACGAGTGCGGGCGGCAAGGTCGTTCTGCGCTACACCTGGTGGGGCAACCCGGACCGAGCGGCCAGGACCCAGGCGGCGGTCGACCTCTTCGAGAAGAGGTATCCGGACGTCGATGTACAGACCTCGTTCGCCGGATACGACGCCTACAAGCAGAAGCTGGCGACCCAGGCGGCCGGCGGCGACGCCCCCGACGTCATGCAACTCGACTACCGGATGATCGACCAGTACGCCTCGGGAGGTGTCCTCCTCGACCTCGGTACGCAGCGAACCGTCCTGAAGACAGGGGAGTTCGAGCCCGGCCTGCTCGCCACCGGCAAACTGGACGGCAAGCAGTACGCCGTCCCGCAGGGACGCGGCACCGAGACCGTCGTCTACGACCCCACGCAGTGGAAGGAAGCGGGCCTCCAGCCGCCGGCCGACGCCTCGCCCGGTGGCTGGACCTGGGACCAGTGGGCCGACGCCATGCGGGTGCTGAAGGAGAGGACCGGCAAACCCGGCGGCACCGACCCCGGTCAGAGCGAGGACGCCTTCGAGGTCTGGCTGCGCGGCCAGGGCAGGGCCCTCTACACCGAGAACCATGAACTCGGCTTCACCGCCGCTGACTTGACCCGCTGGTGGACCTTCACCGACAAACTTCGCCGCGAAGGCGTCGTCTCGCCCGCCGAGCAGACCACCCAGCTCGACGGTTCGGTCGAGAACACCCCGCTCGGCCGCGGCAAGGCCCTGTCCGACATGAACTGGGACGCCCCGGCCAGCGGTTACCTCGCGCTGATCCCCGACGGCATCGCCCTCGCCCCCATGCCGTCGGGCACCGACGGCACCCCCGGCCAGTACTTCAAGCCCTCCATGTTCATGGGTGTCGCCGCCGACACCGGCAGCCCCGAAGAGGCCGCCCGGCTCATCGACTTCATGCTCAACGACCGCGAGGCCGCGGCGATCCTCGGCGCGACCCGGGGCATCCCCGTCAACGAGTCGATCCGCGAGGAAATCGCCCCGAAGCTCAAGGACTTCGACAAGACGATCTACGCCTACCAGGCCACCCTCGAAGGAAGGCTGGACACCCCGCCCCAGGCGCCCCCTTCGGGCGACAGCGCCCTGCAGACCACCTTCCAGCGCGACTACGACCAGGTGTCGTACGAGCGCATGTCGCCGCGCGAGGCGGCCCAGGACTACGTCACCGAGGCGAAGGCGGAGCTGAGGTCATGACCACCACCGACACGCCGGCCCCCGCCC contains these protein-coding regions:
- the eccCb gene encoding type VII secretion protein EccCb; amino-acid sequence: MAGRRIALLVATDGYQDPGLSRLRAPARGATELKLLLEDRSIGRFEPVLELLNRPKDEIESAIEEVLSNRDPDDLVLLYFACHGIRNDADRLFFATLSTRLQRPHTTAVPAALLHQLLDECEARTKIVLLDCCYSGLFHRGSPMSPAPVDVETALAGRGTFVITASTALEYAYEGEHLTVDNSLSAPRFTAAVIEGLRSGLADQNRDGVITPEELYTYVHDTVINQAGPEQTPTKSGQCEGNVALAYAPWIDASAGPAARAAAEELTLGSLLPPPVETVDRGFICDAWEGASRLLVPVGRLENSTGGDPVCVDFSSRDGNAAVVGKLGSGKTTLLRSMIMSLALTHTPHEAEFYLLEGAVNRLGVLRSLPHVRTFAAPHEHSAVENALTAVKAVISTRRTLFRDLDIDSIESFRALRTTGRIEQGAASDVFLVVDGWLDFTWEVPGFVDTVHKLANTGLNYGVHLLVTARRWSDFSTDLRGLLGTRLELALDDPEESFFDPVLASGVAVGWALSRRRRFRVAVPRFDDGAGPVAARESLAETSESVRAGWAALQTRESTGALARLSAGRQGAVLTGLLGVENTASPNLSALRDRPAPEDRLRVPIGIGEDGQPVLLDLKESAHGGMGPHGLCVGATGSGKSELLRSIVLGLAVRHSAEEVAFVLADFKGSATFAPLADLPHISGVITGLEGDPLLVGRMGEAISGELARRQQLLRAAGLASVHEYQKARASREDLEPLPTLLLVIDEFSELLVAHPDFIDLFVQVGRVGRALGVHMLLASQRLEEGRLRGLEAHLSYRVGLRTFSAAESRAVLGYPDAYHLPPDPGAGFLRADTRDILTRFKASYVSAALPGTDGAEYVSLVDVVVGRLAGTEPGARRIWLPPLDASPSVESLLPARAANGRGRRRTGPPAPPFQPLRSVPFAVVDEPFHHRRGVLAMDLSGAEGHVLVVGGPQSGKSTAVTTLIVSIALTHEPTEAQFYCLDFGGGKLETLAGLPHVGGVSSRLAADRVRRTVADVARVLAEREEFFHVHGIDSIAAYRRRRRAGEWPDRPWADVFLVIDGWATFRTDFEALEPVVGDIAARGLNFGVHLLISAARYGEVRMAMRDRLLSTIELRLSDSSESEIDRRQALHVPLGVPGSGLSRAKLHFLTALPRLKDDTEAEFVGEATARLVDHVRENWPGPTAPPVRTLPDLVTLDELPGPDEAPGPALAIGIDEASLAPVFLDFSNDPFFLVYGESESGKSSFLRMLVRQLCARVSSDDATLLVVDYRRSLLGEVAEEYLVRYRPSPLGEEPGEYRLGYCPSGPSAAEVVEQVAHYLGDRMPGPDVTADQLRARSWYTGPDVYLLVDDYDLVATSSGNPLAPIMEFLPFARDLGLRVVLARSSGGAGRSQYEPFVQRLRELGAQGLVLSGDPAEGHLLQTVKPTRRPPGRGTLATRKGARGVQLGYVPPKSS
- a CDS encoding SRPBCC family protein, whose product is MVDFLLERTVPLPLDEAWGRLTEWPRHASVVPVTRVTVLTAPPTHEGTVFVARSGIGPLAFDDRMEVTVWRPPTADAPGLCRLEKRGRVVLGWAEIEVRPGPGGRSRVIWREEVRVRLLPSLFDRPLAGAARYVFGRAVNRLLRMG
- a CDS encoding cytochrome P450, translated to MDSRPHDRLDELQSDPYPHYARARDAEGLTFVPELDAWLVARDADVREVLRRAEDFSSEGALRPDVMPAPTALAVLGGGFGGRPVVVGVDGIRHQELRAPIVKGLSPARVAAVVPYAAERAAALVDAFMDGAPGEHKGGHVELMSAYARRLPGEVIGRIVGLDPADVPAVVHGGYRAEELLFRPLPEDEQIAVARDVVATQHILDRYARDRHTEPREDLCTDIVASVTAPDDGDGSAELTLDQRHEVVSHLQNLLIAGHLTTTALIGTTVLHLLRHPDQWELLCAEPDRIPAAVEEAARYDTALQGFRRVATRPVTLAGTELPAGASLFVAFGAANRDGDRHPGPDRFDITRTPVRHLAFGLGAHACPGSQLAREQLRLTLQELTSRLPGLRLAEEHAVTMRPTMIHRSPRSLHLTW
- a CDS encoding ABC transporter substrate-binding protein, translating into MPGNRTRDRTSGRTRDRARDRTRKARRSRRAVVAAGLAVTLCAVLVSCSGPDGSTSAGGKVVLRYTWWGNPDRAARTQAAVDLFEKRYPDVDVQTSFAGYDAYKQKLATQAAGGDAPDVMQLDYRMIDQYASGGVLLDLGTQRTVLKTGEFEPGLLATGKLDGKQYAVPQGRGTETVVYDPTQWKEAGLQPPADASPGGWTWDQWADAMRVLKERTGKPGGTDPGQSEDAFEVWLRGQGRALYTENHELGFTAADLTRWWTFTDKLRREGVVSPAEQTTQLDGSVENTPLGRGKALSDMNWDAPASGYLALIPDGIALAPMPSGTDGTPGQYFKPSMFMGVAADTGSPEEAARLIDFMLNDREAAAILGATRGIPVNESIREEIAPKLKDFDKTIYAYQATLEGRLDTPPQAPPSGDSALQTTFQRDYDQVSYERMSPREAAQDYVTEAKAELRS